From the genome of Mustela lutreola isolate mMusLut2 chromosome 16, mMusLut2.pri, whole genome shotgun sequence, one region includes:
- the EMP3 gene encoding epithelial membrane protein 3: protein MSLLLLVVSALHILILILLFVATLDKSWWTLPGKESLNLWYDCTWNNDNKTWACSNVSENGWLKAVQVLMVLSLILCCLSFILFMFQLYTMRRGGLFYATGLCQLCTSVAVFTGALIYAIHAEEILAERPPGGSFGYCFALAWVAFPLALASGVIYIHLRKRE from the exons ATGTCTCTCCTCCTGCTGGTGGTCTCTGCCCTTCATATCCTCATTCTCATCCTGCTTTTCGTGGCCACTTTGGACAAG TCCTGGTGGACCCTCCCAGGGAAGGAGTCCCTGAATCTTTGGTATGACTGCACGTggaacaatgacaacaaaacgTGGGCCTGCAGTAACGTCAGCGAGAATG GCTGGCTGAAGGCAGTTCAGGTCCTCATGGTGCTTTCCCTCATCCTCTGCTGCCTGTCCTTCATCCTGTTCATGTTCCAACTCTACACCATGCGGCGAGGAGGGCTTTTCTATGCCACTGGCCTCTGCCAGCTTTGCACCA GTGTGGCGGTCTTTACCGGAGCCCTGATCTACGCCATTCACGCTGAGGAGATCTTGGCGGAGCGCCCGCCGGGGGGCAGCTTTGGTTACTGCTTCGCCCTCGCTTGGGTGGCCTTCCCCCTTGCCCTGGCCAGTGGCGTCATCTACATCCACCTGCGGAAGCGGGAGTGA